In Roseiconus lacunae, a genomic segment contains:
- a CDS encoding WD40 domain-containing protein codes for MIRYASFVGCLIVAAALANADQSTQTTAVSYSRHIAPILRQNCLACHRDGQAEGGLSLEGAVGMGQGGDSGELIDLKQPSESLLLDRITNTDEIMPPDDNSVGAKRLSAEEVDLIRHWIEAGAKVDEKGADAMDWEPIAESIRTSLALAASPDAQFIAVGRANRVELIDQHSGMITGTLADQSLSPAGVADVDFIGAIAISPLGEHIATGGYKSVRIWRREKREMTPLDPSMPIAGQVVCAPDQQQVAFIDPVGDVQIWSRSNRQTVKVISPVQPAKLIDWSVQHEIAVIDHTKTLRFFQADDAAEIGSISLSGNVAMLERSVDGSSTVVVHTDGTLRLLRQKQPLKKSSAAAIKDATTAIYLNPTTLFVGTQAGTVHQIDLEADQVTQTFAVESLVTTLTVNDPYLFAGTDKGTVITLNLQDGTQVSVAKDDWQDRLYAQRLGRSLTQTEGHAKRLEGQTPKLQANLDREKKSLDEVTKAFSEAEEKLKQEVQKRIEVDQQLSAVSSEKKATEQFLTTSQADVEAYKRSIAGLDMQLASDTKALAPLKATADQANQAVSAAEAQVASAMKQLEQAKQQAAQAMQSLEKAKLNLKSKQQQQQEATTKLAALEKQRDESTKRAAEQKQKIDQLEKSLQERDKAVAGNKENLANRKQALESVKEAHQLAADRIPQHQRQVLVRSLQIEQLKRQIEALQTSGQSGHPVTSIALLDSNRMSVLDAEGTLRDYDILSGQPTGPALKLRHDMSTNVAGKPAIVSSSNDSIWVTANTSLLSIDHPAAWRLHKMIGGLRSDVIPDRVTALAFSPDGESLAIGSGVPSRSGMVAIADVDTGSMMRRLPDVHSDAVLALAYSPAGDILASGSADKSIRLIDYRQSNIIKSLDGHTHHVLSLDWRQDGQTLASGGADKNIKLWDVQSGQQQRSIGVLSDEVSAVRFVGADQAKFASVTLDGQLRVHQTSNGTQIKAAGSGELTYTMDVSADGETILTCGQSGTLRRWNTEDLSPRN; via the coding sequence ATGATTCGATATGCTTCTTTCGTTGGCTGCTTGATAGTTGCGGCAGCCTTGGCCAACGCCGACCAATCGACGCAGACGACTGCAGTCAGTTACTCCCGCCACATTGCACCAATACTGAGGCAAAACTGCTTGGCGTGCCATCGTGACGGCCAAGCCGAAGGCGGACTATCGCTCGAAGGTGCGGTAGGCATGGGCCAAGGCGGTGACAGTGGCGAGCTGATCGATTTGAAACAACCCAGCGAAAGCCTGCTACTCGATCGGATTACTAACACGGACGAGATCATGCCGCCGGACGACAATTCGGTTGGCGCAAAGCGACTGAGCGCCGAAGAAGTCGACCTGATCCGACACTGGATTGAAGCCGGTGCGAAAGTCGACGAAAAAGGTGCTGATGCGATGGACTGGGAACCAATCGCAGAATCGATTCGAACCAGCCTCGCGCTCGCCGCTTCACCCGATGCACAGTTTATAGCCGTCGGCCGCGCCAATCGAGTTGAATTGATTGATCAGCATTCTGGAATGATCACCGGAACCTTAGCCGATCAATCGCTTTCACCGGCAGGCGTTGCAGATGTCGACTTTATCGGTGCGATCGCCATTTCGCCACTGGGCGAACACATCGCAACCGGAGGATACAAAAGCGTCAGGATCTGGCGCCGTGAAAAACGCGAAATGACACCGCTCGACCCGTCGATGCCGATCGCCGGACAGGTTGTCTGTGCACCCGACCAACAACAAGTAGCATTCATCGATCCGGTCGGCGATGTTCAGATTTGGTCGCGAAGCAATCGTCAAACCGTGAAGGTCATCTCGCCTGTTCAACCCGCCAAGCTGATCGACTGGAGTGTTCAACATGAAATCGCGGTGATTGACCACACCAAAACGTTGCGTTTCTTCCAAGCCGACGATGCTGCCGAAATTGGCTCGATATCACTTTCAGGGAATGTCGCCATGCTAGAGAGATCCGTGGACGGATCTTCGACCGTGGTTGTCCACACCGACGGAACGTTGCGGTTGCTCCGTCAAAAACAGCCTCTCAAAAAATCGTCTGCTGCGGCAATCAAAGATGCGACAACCGCGATTTATTTGAATCCGACGACATTGTTTGTCGGAACTCAAGCCGGAACAGTCCATCAGATTGATTTGGAAGCAGACCAAGTCACCCAAACGTTTGCCGTTGAGTCTCTCGTCACGACCTTAACGGTGAACGATCCGTACTTGTTTGCGGGCACCGACAAAGGAACGGTGATCACCCTGAATTTGCAAGACGGGACGCAGGTCAGTGTTGCAAAAGACGATTGGCAGGACCGGCTCTATGCCCAGCGTTTGGGACGCTCTCTCACGCAAACGGAAGGTCATGCGAAACGACTCGAAGGACAGACACCTAAGTTGCAGGCCAACCTCGATCGAGAAAAAAAATCGCTCGATGAGGTCACTAAGGCTTTCTCAGAAGCGGAAGAGAAGCTGAAACAAGAGGTTCAAAAACGTATCGAAGTCGATCAGCAGCTCAGTGCCGTTTCGTCAGAAAAGAAAGCGACCGAACAGTTTTTGACGACATCCCAAGCCGACGTCGAGGCGTACAAGAGGTCGATTGCTGGTCTCGATATGCAACTGGCATCGGATACCAAAGCTTTGGCCCCGCTAAAAGCAACGGCCGACCAAGCGAATCAAGCCGTCAGTGCCGCAGAAGCCCAGGTTGCCTCAGCAATGAAGCAACTCGAACAGGCCAAGCAACAAGCGGCCCAAGCAATGCAATCGCTCGAAAAGGCCAAACTTAATCTGAAGTCTAAACAGCAACAACAACAAGAAGCGACGACGAAGCTAGCAGCACTGGAAAAACAACGTGATGAATCCACAAAGAGAGCTGCCGAGCAAAAACAAAAAATCGATCAGCTAGAAAAGTCGCTGCAAGAACGTGACAAAGCTGTCGCAGGTAACAAGGAAAATCTAGCCAACCGCAAGCAAGCGTTGGAATCGGTCAAAGAGGCACATCAACTCGCTGCCGATCGAATTCCCCAGCATCAACGTCAAGTCCTTGTTCGTTCATTGCAAATCGAGCAACTCAAGCGACAAATCGAAGCCTTGCAAACGTCGGGGCAATCCGGTCATCCGGTGACGTCTATCGCATTGCTTGATTCAAATCGGATGAGTGTGTTGGACGCGGAAGGCACACTACGAGACTACGACATCCTTTCGGGTCAGCCGACGGGTCCGGCACTAAAGCTTCGGCACGATATGTCGACGAACGTAGCCGGCAAACCTGCGATCGTATCTTCATCGAATGACTCGATCTGGGTAACGGCGAACACCTCGCTATTGTCCATCGATCACCCCGCCGCTTGGCGACTTCACAAAATGATCGGTGGGTTGCGATCCGACGTTATTCCCGATCGAGTGACCGCGTTGGCATTCAGCCCCGATGGAGAATCATTGGCGATTGGAAGCGGTGTTCCAAGCCGCAGTGGGATGGTTGCGATTGCTGACGTTGACACGGGGTCGATGATGCGGCGATTACCCGACGTTCATAGCGACGCCGTGCTCGCACTCGCTTATTCTCCAGCCGGCGACATACTGGCGAGCGGCTCGGCAGACAAATCGATTCGACTGATCGACTATCGACAATCCAACATCATCAAATCGCTTGACGGACACACCCATCACGTCCTTTCCCTTGATTGGCGGCAAGACGGCCAGACGCTTGCAAGCGGAGGAGCGGATAAGAACATTAAACTTTGGGATGTGCAAAGCGGTCAACAACAGCGATCAATCGGCGTTTTATCCGATGAAGTTTCCGCCGTTCGCTTTGTTGGTGCTGATCAGGCGAAATTCGCCAGTGTGACTCTAGACGGACAGCTTCGCGTACATCAAACCAGCAACGGGACACAGATCAAAGCTGCCGGTTCCGGAGAACTGACCTACACGATGGATGTCTCCGCCGACGGCGAAACGATTTTGACGTGCGGCCAATCGGGAACGCTGCGGCGATGGAATACCGAAGACCTCAGTCCACGAAACTGA